From a single Amyelois transitella isolate CPQ chromosome 18, ilAmyTran1.1, whole genome shotgun sequence genomic region:
- the LOC106137409 gene encoding uncharacterized protein LOC106137409: MCVKRLYRLTFSSFLIFVVASENPLTTTRNYEQIAKTAECVLKLSAKYFVEKKALSGSIVIININSFASTTQELLLKTIHGGIKYSVMVKDSFYPHANASHFPEKAKNYMLILEEKSELTRNILQLNKLPTWNPLAKAIVYYQLGDCESAERTAVQFINELRQYELFKSIIFIYSPVDGEVVSYSWRPYSDTNCGGGCDSVYVLDRCKDKMIEEIEKQSEMFPPDMKGCPLVVHAVVSEPYVLPPVREIEDRKYNKTYVFDKGGEINLVKIICQFTNMTLVTTMSDVPENWGTIYPNGSASGALEVLHNGMADLVIGDIEVTRTIRKWFNPTVSYTQDEMTWCVPKAGQASTWNNLVIIFQWSTWVATFASLIIMGVVFHYLYYRENERRVTKWPTNSLLMTFSMLLGWGSSFEPKSATFRILIFGWLCFSVNMGISYESFLRSFLMHPRFERQISSESDLIQSKIPLGGREIYRSYFETNNASSFYFYRKYNSTTFAEGIRRAALDRNFAVVASRRQAEFQDQKLGKGSHLIFCFPESNNLYKYGVVLLARKWFPMLGRFNNIIRSVSENGLIDKWNQELFIRRGSVEGASNIVPLGIQHLLGAFMFIGFMYAASIGVFFAETALGFIKKKTAMRFESRVVSLRVR; encoded by the coding sequence ATGTGCGTCAAAAGATTGTACCGTTTAACATTTTCtagtttcttaatttttgtGGTCGCGAGCGAAAATCCACTAACGACTACCAGAAATTACGAGCAAATAGCAAAAACAGCGGAATGCGTTTTGAAACTCTCAGCAAAATATTTCGTTGAAAAGAAAGCTTTAAGCGGAAGCattgttataattaacattaactCTTTTGCGTCAACGACACAAGAACTACTTTTGAAAACAATACACGGAGGAATCAAGTATTCGGTGATGGTAAAGGATTCATTTTATCCTCACGCGAACGCATCGCATTTCCCCGAGAAAGCTAAGAATTATATGCTAATATTGGAAGAAAAGTCCGAGTTGACTAGAAACATATTACAACTGAACAAATTACCCACTTGGAATCCATTAGCGAAGGCTATAGTTTACTATCAGCTAGGAGATTGCGAGTCTGCGGAAAGAACCGCCGTCCAATTTATAAACGAGCTCCGACAATACGAACTTTTTAAAAGCATTATCTTCATATATTCTCCGGTCGATGGCGAAGTTGTTTCATATTCTTGGCGGCCATATAGCGATACGAACTGTGGAGGAGGTTGCGATTCAGTTTATGTCCTCGATAGATGTAAAGATAAAATGATTGAAGAAATAGAGAAACAAAGTGAAATGTTTCCTCCTGATATGAAAGGTTGTCCTTTGGTGGTACATGCCGTTGTTTCAGAACCGTACGTGTTACCACCAGTCAGAGAAATCGAAGATCGCAAGTATAATAAAACGTATGTTTTCGATAAAGGTGGAGAGATTAATTTGGTAAAGATTATATGTCAGTTTACAAATATGACACTCGTGACTACAATGTCTGACGTTCCAGAAAATTGGGGAACTATTTATCCAAATGGGTCCGCTTCGGGAGCGTTGGAAGTGCTGCATAATGGCATGGCAGATTTGGTGATAGGAGATATTGAAGTTACCAGAACTATTCGCAAATGGTTCAACCCTACCGTGAGCTACACTCAAGATGAAATGACATGGTGTGTGCCTAAAGCTGGCCAGGCGTCGACTTGGAACAACTTAGTCATAATATTCCAATGGTCGACGTGGGTGGCAACTTTTGCTAGCTTAATAATTATGGGTGTAGTATTCCATTACCTGTATTATAGAGAAAACGAACGTAGAGTAACGAAATGGCCAACCAATTCGCTGCTAATGACATTCAGTATGCTCCTAGGCTGGGGATCATCGTTCGAACCCAAAAGCGCTACGTTCCGAATCCTAATCTTTGGTTGGCTGTGCTTCAGTGTAAACATGGGGATTTCATACGAATCGTTCCTGAGAAGTTTCCTAATGCACCCGCGATTTGAAAGGCAGATAAGCAGCGAATCGGATCTTATACAGTCTAAAATTCCTCTGGGAGGCCGAGAGATTTACCGATCCTATTTTGAGACTAATAACGCGagttcgttttatttttaccgcAAATATAACTCAACAACGTTCGCCGAGGGGATTCGCCGAGCAGCTTTGGATAGGAATTTCGCGGTGGTGGCGTCTCGGCGACAGGCCGAGTTCCAGGACCAAAAATTGGGGAAAGGTTCGCATTTAATTTTCTGTTTTCCTGAAAGCAACAATCTTTATAAATACGGGGTCGTGTTGCTGGCGAGAAAATGGTTTCCGATGTTAGGCCggttcaataatataatacggAGCGTATCGGAAAATGGTTTGATAGACAAGTGGAATCAAGAGCTGTTCATTCGGAGAGGGAGTGTTGAAGGGGCGAGCAATATAGTACCACTCGGCATCCAACATTTATTGGGCGCTTTCATGTTTATAGGTTTCATGTATGCGGCCAGTATCGGCGTGTTTTTCGCTGAAACGGCTCtcggttttattaaaaaaaaaacggcgaTGAGATTCGAGAGCCGCGTTGTTTCGTTGAGGGTTAGATAA